Part of the Spinacia oleracea cultivar Varoflay chromosome 5, BTI_SOV_V1, whole genome shotgun sequence genome, TACTTGTACACTTAATCAACATCGTTTATGTGGAAAATGTTGAAAGCTCTTATAATATTTGTCCTTGTCTAATGTTAGGCAACGACCATACCGTTTTGGAAGGGGCGGTTCATTTCTTGCATGGTATTTCATCCTAAAACTTCccatttgtttttcttttaataCGTCATTAGAATAATGACACAATTTGCAAAGTCTTTATAACATGTTTCACATTCTCTATGGTTCGTTGGAGTTTAGGGTGGGATTCAGAGTTATATTAATTAATTGGTGGCAAAAATTATGTTTGAATGAGATTTATAACCAGTTGGAGATAGAATATTTTAATCTCGTTGAAATAATACGTATAGGCTACGCATTATTAAAAAAGGAATATTACTAAATGAAAGGAGTAttttttaataggtaagaagaagaGACCATACTTAACCAGCAGCTAGCACAATTGAGGTTAGCCAACTCAGTTACGCACGTCAGCTTGAACCACTCCCAAATATTTCGCAGCTGAAAGGAGGTGTTTGGTTatcaaatactccgtaatacgATTACGATGCGTTTAACTTTATGAAAATACTTAAAATatacttttattttaattttataaggACATAAGTTCCTTATGTAATTTAACATCAATTATATTTTGTGATCCCATCATTTATTCAAAATCTATAAAATCACTTAAAACCTCATATCATATGAAGCAtattaacaaaaagaaacaaaaaaacatatcatataatattaaaattatATAATGTCCTTTAGTGGCATGATGAGTcacaaaaaaattgattttcctCCCTTCACATTTGGAAGTAACGTATTGAACCAAAatcaaactttaaaaaaaaggtaaaattaATTTATCACATTGTATAAATATAACCAAAAATAGCTTAAAATAAACTAGCAAAGATTTGGATAACTCTAATATCTTGCTTGATTTGGTATAATAAATAAGATAACTAGTACATAATTATAGATGACGAGTTAATCTTCCCCACCTAAAATTCTACCCGGATAtatctctgttttttttttcattccaATAAAAACTTATTAACAAAATAACAATTTCAACCTCAAAATAAATACCTCCACCATAAATTACTCACAAACGGTTAAACTTAACACTATTTTCAGCTCTCTTAAACTTTTGGTTTATTTTGTCATCCACAGATCAGCTAATTTTGCCGGTATTTTTGTCTCTGGTTTCTTCAACTCGTTTCTGCTTTCAGGTATTTCTGTCTTCCCAATTTTgttttctaattaataaattggTTTTTTCTGCTTGAATTTATATGATTTTTTATCttctttttttgtatttttgtgtGAAGTGTGAACTTTTTGGAATTTCTTTTTTCCTTGTGTACGTGGGGTGGGATAAAAGTCATTTTCTCagggttttttttgttgttgttgttgtagtttGGTGATTATGATTGGTAGAAATTTAGCATCTTTAAGCTTAAGTATTTAATTCTGAATTTGATAGTTTTGTGCTTCAATTAATTCTTGGTGaaagtttttgtttttatttttatttttttatatcttGGTGAAAGTTTTGatctttattattaattttagaaGAAAAAGGTGGTTTTTAGTTATTCTTGGTGaaagtttatttttttcataacAACTCTTGGTGAAAGTTTTGatctttattattaattttagaaGAAAAAGGTTGGATTTTTGGTTATCCTTGGTGaaagttcattttttttttaaataacaaTTCTTGGTGAAAGTTTTGATTTAGAAGAAAAAGGTTGGATTTTTACTTTTAACCCttgtttggaattgtattttcttCTTAATTTTGATTAGTTTTTACCTTAACCAATTTAAATTTCTTCATTTCCATCAATTTTTGCCAATAGCTGTTTTTCTGGGTTTCTCTGTATCTGAATTCattgaaattttttaaaaattatttaggGGAAAAAAATGGATTCAAAGGGGAAAGAAATGGATTTAAAGAGCAATGCTGgtaatgtgagtgttgctgcAGTAGTTGAGAATTCTTCTGATAAGCCTGCTGAAGAATCTAGTGGCACCCAGAAGGATTCTCCTTCAAATGTGACGGATTTGGGTTCGGGCTCGGGCTCGGGTTCAAAGAGCAATGAAGGTGGTGATGTAAGTGGTGTTACAGTAGTTGAGAATTCTTCTGATAAGCCTGCTGAAGAATCTGATGGCACCCAGAAGGGTTCTCCTTTGAATGTGATGGGTTCGGGCTTGGATTCGGGTTCGGGTTCAAAGAGCAATGAAGGTGGTGGTGTAAGTGGTGTTACAGTGACTGAGAATTCTTCTGGTAAGCCTGCTGAAGAATCTAATGGCACCCAGAAGAGTTCTCCCTCGAATGTGACGGGTTCGGGCTTGGGTTTGGGTTTGGGTTCAAAGAGCAATGAAGGTGGTGGTGTTACAATGACTGAGAATTCTTCTGGTAAGCCTGCTGAAGAAACTAGTGGCACCCAGAAGGGTTCTCCTTCGAATGTGACGGGTTCGGGCTCGGGTTTGGGTTTGGGTTTGGGTTCAAAGAGCAATGAAGGTGGTGGTGTTACAGTGACTGAGAATTCTTCTGGTAAGCCTGCTGAAGAAACTAGTGGCATCCAGAAGGGTTCTCCTTCGAATGTGACGGGTACGGGCTCGGGTTCGGGTTTGGGTTCAAAGAGCAATGAAGGTGGTGGTGTTACATTTGTTGAGAATTCTTCTGGTAAGCCTGCTGAAGAATCTAATGGCAACAACCAGAAACGCTCACTTTCGAGTGCAAATAATTTGGGGAATTCGAGTGCAAAGAATTTGGGGAATTCGAGTGCAAAAAATATGGGGAATTTGAGTGCAAAGAATTTGGGGAATATGAGTGCAAAAAACATGATGTTTAGGGCTGATATGATTGATTTCAAGAATTTGGACATCCAATTGGATAAAAGTATGAGCAAGACTATGGCACGAGAACGTAATGCTAATGCTAATGCTAATGCTAATGCTAATGCTAATGCTAAAGCTAATGCTAATGCTAATGCTAATGCTAATgctaatggtaatggtaatggtaatggtaatggtaatggtaatgctAATTCTATTGCTAATGCTAATGCATTTGAAGAGTGGGAAATCGATTTGGAAAAACTCGATTTGAAGAGTACTATTGACCGTGGCGCTTTTGGTACCGTCTACAAGGGTGTTTATGATGGAAAGGAGGTTGCAGGTATTGAAAACCTTAACCTGTATGATTTTATGATTTGTTTATCTCATGATATTTTTGTTGGATGTTTAACTGTCtaaaatttaattaagtttTGTTGATAATGATCTTAATGTTGCTCATATTTCGAAACTGTATACTTTCGTGTATTAATCCTATCCTGATAGAAGTTGATATCATATGTTGTGTGACTTGTGTCTATATACTTGGGAGTTAGGCCCTGTTcattttggcttaatttcagtttaaGGACTTATTTCGTAAGTTCAGCTCAGCTtagctctaaagaacagggccttagggAAAAGTTTATGCATATGTTCGTCATAAACTCTACATGTTTTCCACGAATTCTTCATGTGTGCTACTATCAATTACATGACCTTGACTATCAAATTACTGATTATGGATTGATTGGAATTAGAACAACTTTATCAACCTTATAATCTTTGTTTTTACCTTTGTGATGTAATGATTCAGCTATGTATTAAAATTTTACTCCAAATATTACGAGTCGGTTACATTTTACTCTAaaggtgcgttctattcacctgattttcacctatttttcctgaacttatcttatctgaacttaactgaaattatccgaacttatttttttccttaagtaagtggaaataaggtgaacagaacaaagCCTAAATATACAAcccaatttcatttttttttttttttttgaaataacaACCCAATTTCATTTGAAAGACTAGTAATCTATATTATAGCATGAGAGTTGAAAAGGACATACTCCTATAGTACAATTTTTCTTTTGGGGAGCTGATTGAATCTTTGGGCCAATaaactttatttaatttattgtgaACTAAGAAAATGAATTACATATCAATCATTGAGAAATATTGTAATTTTCCTTACATATTTGTTTATTGTAAAATATTGTAGTGAAAGTTTTGAATTGGGAAGGTATGGCCCCATCTGAAGCTTATGCTGTTCGGGATTCATTTGAGAAAGAAGTTGCTGTTTGGCATAAACTTGACCATCCTAATATTACACAGGTATTAGAAATTCAAGCCTCTTTATTCTTGTGACGTATTGGATGAATGCTTTTTTTTCGAATTGTATGGTATAGCTCTAGGCTCTgttttgttcgacttatttcagacaaaatcagttcagttaagttcagctaagttcacataatataagttcagcaaaaataagtttttttctgaCATTTCACACacaagacaaaataagtttttttgagataaaataagttttttgagataaaataagttcagctaagttcatgtaagtttagataatataaattcagtcaaaataagtctaatagaacggagcctaaaTGCAATATGTTTTTCTAATGTAATGGTATAAATCGCATGCGTTTCTCCATGATACATATCTTCATATCTATGTATATAGATAAGTTTTTAATGGTTTGATTTATGTATGTTGTAGTTCATTGGAGCTTCAATGGGAGCCTCGAATCTTACATTTCCTACTCACAGTACTAGTGGTGAATTGTACAAATCTCTTTCTTCTCGTACATGTTGTGTTGTTCTCGAGTATCTTCCCGGGGGACACCTTAAAAACTACTTAGTTAAAAATTATCGAAAAAAACTTGGAATCAAAGTTGTCATGCAACTCGTCTTGGACCTTGCTAGAGGGTGAGTTTAGGGTTAGAATGCACTTTTTTTCCTTTCATGTTACATTTTATTGAATAGATTTAGTATTTGACAATTTGTTTTCTCGTATGTGAAGGTTAAGTTACCTTCATTCCAAAAAGATTGTACATCGTGATGTTAAAACTGAAAATGTGCTACTAGATTCTCATTCGAGATTGAAGATTGCGGACTTTGGTGTTGCCCGAGTTGAAGCACAAAACCCGTCAGATATGACCGGAGAAACGGGTACTATTAGTTACATGGCACCGGAGGTACTATTGACTTGCCAATGTTTTCGTTAAAAgttattattgattttgttaTAAAATTCCTaacaaataatttataataattaaaaaaaatacttacattaattaatgatttattttatttgtaggTCATTCAGAACAAGCCGTACACCAAGAAGTGTGACGTATATAGTTTTGCAATATGCTTGTGGGAAACTTATTGTTGTGATATGCCTTACCCTAATATGAGCTTTGTTGAGATATCTTATGGAGTGGTTCATCTGGTTGGTTATTCCCTAATGATTTAAGATGATTTTGTCCgacttactccctctgtcccacaTTATTCGTTACACTTatatttgcacaaagttttaggtgatgagtggttgtttggttattaaTCGTTATTTTATTGAAGAAATAGGCCGGTGTGATAGAAGTTACTTAGTGTAACATGTAATgtgggacggaaggagtatcaTTTTTCATCTGATTGCTAATTCTTCTATACCATCCCCCTTTTGTAGGGCTTGCGTCCAGAAATGCCGAGATGTTGTCCACCTGCATTAGCGAGCATCATGCGCAAATGTTGGGATGGTAACCCAAAGAAACGCCCCGAGATGGAAGAGGTAGTGAGGTTGTTGGAAGCAATTGATACGAGTAAAGGCGGTGGGATGGTACGGATGTTCGATGATCACGCTAGTCAAAGTTGTTTCTGTTTTGGCCGTGGCTCGTAATTCTTAATTTTGGTTCGATCTGTACATGGTAAAGATATTTTCTTGGTACGTGGATGTTTATTTATAGGATTTCTTGTGTATTTTTATAGGATTTCGATCTTTTGCTAAATACACACTTTTTGTTGTTGAGTGAAATGGATAGAGATTTTCAAATGTAAATACAAAGGGTATTGTGGTATTTCACCATAAGGACGGCATTTAATTTGTAAGAATAATTATTTGAGAAATATTATAATGTGTTGGGGTTGATTGTACAAATGAggaaaattgtttatttgtaGTTGCAAAACTCTCGACACTTTCTATCCATAAACaactaaaaagtaaaaacacACCAATGTACAAGTGTTCACACCGACATTCTTAACACACCAATGTACAAGTATTCACAACAACATTCTAAAAACAATCCAAGAGCACCAAatatacacaaattcttatttagaagtggtgtacaataaatattgtaaaaaaaattaatgttaacttaaaatacttaaaagttacctgtatatatgtaaaagttattaattgtttagataattttttttttcattttaataaaaaatatttcttcaaaatcactaatactGTATAaaaaccaatgatgtcttggcctaatggttaagactgagggcatgtgtacaataggtctcaggttcgaatacCCCcgtccccatttgtaatttatattgcccttgtggctcatttgcaaaaaaaaaaaaaaaaaaaaaaaaaaaaaaaaaactaatacagtataaaattagttatttaaccgtttaaaatgtttatctatcatccttttttgttataatataaaagttaatcaaaacatagtaaaagttacaaaaaattatgtaaaagttatcttggtgtataataaaatttattgtacatcttaTTCGCACAAGATCTTTTGCCAAATATATACCGGTGGATTTCTAAACCTCCTTCTAGAAAAACGTCTCGACCAATGTGTTCGTTAATCTCAAAATGGGAAGGTCTTCTATAATGCTGGTAAGACCTTTGATATCGTAACATTAAaatatactttgtatataaCTATtctaaataaattagaaaatataaCCAATAGattaaaaaattataactaTTTTATTGTAGAGCAGAAACATAAGTATTCAATCATAATGTGTAACAATTTGATTAGAATGTTTAACTACTCTGTATGTGGCCAAAAAAACCGGTCTTAGGTTCTACTCTCTTCCCTTATCCTTATTGCTTAGAGCATCTCTaatggtaagctaatttgacaattaacTTGTTATGCCATATAAGATTTCAAGTTATTTTATTGTCTATCTAATTTGTGTTCCAAATGACTAGCAACTAgtttgttatttaaattggtctcacttgtcaattaattatttgacaaCTTTTGAGAGCTGGTTGTAACAAGCTAATTTtcttggccaagctaatttattatcTTCACTCTAATAgtctagctacaaccattgaaGATGCTCTTATTAGTTTTAGAAAATTCAAACcagaaaaagcaaaaaacaatcataataaaataagatcagGTCAAATACAAAAATTAAACAAGCCTTTATATCATGGGCAAAGCTACGTGTGGGCCTAGGTAGGCCATGGCCCCCCCTAAGATTACAGAATACTccgtactccgtatataataaAAGTTGCACTTATGAATTACTTCTTCTCCCTTAGCTGAGTTGATATGAATTACTAGCTGCCAAAATGCAGGTTGCATGTTCGATTTTAGTGACTTGCATTTCTTGGTTagttattttctattttttactttttattttttatttgtaataCTTGATAAATCTATCATTCTTTGTTTACGAAATCCATTATGAACTTATATTCGTTTCTCAAACTTCTTTTATTGTTTTCAATACAGTTTATTGTTTTAGTGCTTTAGATTTCTCATAAAGTATTATTCAATGGAAATAGAGAATAAGTTATGTTTTAATACTTAATTTTAGGGAATTAGATAAGTACTCCCGTAAAAAAAATTTGGCCCCCCTTGTACAAAAGATCTGGCTTCGCCCCTGCTTTATATATACTGCAATCGCTAAAGCGAATGTTAAACATGTAAACAACCTAAAGCTCGACGTTGAGCTGAATTCTATAAAAATGAAATGTCGCCTAAGGAGAGAAAACGGGCAATAGAGTCAGACACTTAACTACATCCGCAGAGCCAATTTTTTGTGTTAaaaaatcacaaattcttatttacaatgggtgtacaataaatattgtacgctggagtaaaagttaactcaaaatgcttaaaagttaagcacatataagtaaaagttatctattttccagtgataaatttttttcattttagtaaaacttatttcttcaaaataactaataatgtataaaattaattatttaaccctttaaaatatttatctatcaaattttttttactaatataaaagttaatcaaaactaggttaaagttacaaaaaaaagattaaagttatcttggtgtacaataaatttattgtacaccttatgcgcacaagaccttttgttaaAAAATAGGGCGAATCTCAGAgccaatttatttatttttaaaatttcttcaaaaagaaaatatacttctatatttatttttaaaaaagaatcgattcaaataaagataaaataaataaaatggtggGGAAAAGAGTCTAGTCACACACATTCCAGATGTAAATCTAAAGTGACACTTCTCCTTCAACTTAATTAAAGAAGCTACGCAACGTTAAAAGGTGCACTGAACTACGACAAACGAAAGAAATTTGATCAAACATGTCGCCGTCGTTGTTATTGTCTCAGTATCTGGAGAATTCCGGCGGAATCGCCATCGTAGACGGCGGACTTGCGACGGAGCTAGAGCGTCACGGCGCCGATCTCAATGATCCTCTCTGGAGCGCTAAATGCCTCCTCACCTCCCCTCACCTTGTTCGCCAGGTTTTTCTCTTTCCTAATTTGTTTCAATTTTTTGTTGACTTTAATTAATTTGCAAAGTAGAAGAAGGTGATTGTTTGTGGATTGTGGTTGGACTTTAATCAATTTTGCAAAGCACTATGTTGAACTTTTGTGGATTTTATGTTATTTAATTTAGATGGATTTGTACTGTTATTGGTTTTATAGTGTTTGACTTGTGAAGCAGCTACCAGATGAAGACatttttggattatttaatttaggGTTTTTAAGATCACAAAAACTAAGTTATTTCTTTAACTAGAAGAGGGTTTCAAAATATAATGTTACTCTAAATCAAGTGTATATTACTAAATTAGGTGTTTGCTTAAATTAGTTGTACTTAATTTGCATATTATGTAGTGGATTTGGATAATAAAGTATTGGTTTTCTGTCACTTGATCGCTCCATTACCTAATCTAAGGACCCAACAACGATCAGATTAAGCAACTCCAATCGTGGGGGAAGGGACTTGGTTGTAAATATTAAAAATGTTAAGCCTAGTAGCTAGACTATTGTTGcacattttttaaaattagcttTGTAGAGCTAGTTAGCTTGAAAATTTTAGCAGACACAAACTTTGCTtaaaaatgttaaaaaaaaatataaaaataacaatTCACAAGTAGCCAACCGTTGGAGCAACAAGTAGCTAGGAATTGGTAGCTTGAAAAGCTGATGTGGCACTACAAGCTATAAGATAAATTAGGCCACCATTAGAGTTGCTCTAAGTGTAAACTACGAGTATTAtgttatatacggagtatatattgaCATTAATGGTAAAGTTCCGAACAAAATTCCtttaaaagaaaataagaaatcaTTTTGAGATAGAGGAGTAGTAACACTATTTTATGACTTGAAATAGCTATACTAGGCCCCTTTTGTGATTTGAATTACCATTTCTGGTGCATTTTCATTCACGAAAAAGGCTTGCCATTCCCTTTCATATACATATGGCCACATAACCTTCTTAATTGCATATAACGAAGCTATTCATGATGCTGCAGGTTCACCTTGATTACCTTGAAGCTGGTGCTGATATTATAATATCTGCATCATATCAGGTAGCTCCTTCAATGTTGTTATCACTAATACGTAACTATGTACTTCTTCTTTACGGTATTGCAACATTTAGATATTTATAAATTTTCCTGTCAATGTACCTTGATAGGCCACTATCCAGGGTTTTCGTGCCAAAGGATTATCACAAGAAGAAAGTGAAGCGTTACTTAGGAAAAGTGTTGATATTGCTTGTGAGGCACGTGATTTATACTACAAAAACTGTGGTAAAGCTTCTGCGGAGGGCCTGGAGGCTAGACATGATAGCAAGATCCTAAAATCTCGGCCCATCTTGGTTGCAGCATCAGTGGGAAGTTATGGTGCTTATTTGGCTGATGGTTCTGAGTATAGGTAACCCCAAAATCACTCTTTTGTGGTATTACTATTGTATTCTTCGCCTTGTTTTGAACCTCTGTTTCCTGTACATTCTAGAAGTACCAGTAAATGTGAGTTGTAACCACTTACCTGTCAAAATCGTTTACTGTGGTACCAAAAATTTTCACCTGTGTTCTGTTGCAGTTTTTACTTGTTAAACTGCCTTAATCATTCATTGGTTACAATGTACATCGTCTTTATATGAATGTTAAACTGTCTAAATCATTTTTTACATAAATTTAGATGATGTTAAAATAATGTGCCTCTTCCTATGGATGTTTTTCACAGTGGGAACTATGGTGATACAGTGACTCTGGATTACTTAAAAGATTTTCATCGGAGAAGAGTTCAGGTTTTGGCTGAATCAGGTGCCGACCTAATTGCGTTTGAAACAATTCCAAATAAAGTTGAAGCACAGGTATGTTGGTGCTCTAAAATTTTATCTGCCAAAAATGTTAGGTTACAAATGCTGGTCACgaggtttttgaattttgttgaaTGCCTCTGTTTCACTTCAATTTATCTGCTTAAAATTTTTGGTGTATGAAATTTTATTGTTCTGGATGCCAATTAACGCAAAGATTTACTAAGCTATAGTACTGTTGCTTTTTTAGAGCTTCTTAAAATCATGTCATAGAGGCTTACATTAGTTGTATATTCAACCTGAAATAACCTTTATCCTGTCTGTCATGTTCTATGCCCAGGCATATGCTGAACTCCTTAATGAGGAAAACATAAAAATTCCCGCATGGTTTACTTTTAGCTCAAAGGATGGTGAGAATGTGGTCAGCGGTGATTCTTTGCTCGAGTGTGCATCAATTGCCGAGGCCAGCAAGAAGGTTGTTGCAGTTGGGATCAACTGTACCCCTCCTAGATTTATTGAAGGActgattttgttaattaaaaagGTATAGTTTGGTTTTCTTCTGATCTGTTCCTACATTTGAAAGAGATTTAGGTATCTTTCTTTATTTACAAAACTCTATTGGTTCCAAATAGTACAAAATGAATTTTCTCAATAAATTAAAACCTGATATTGTCTCTGTATTTTGCTATATTGCTTTATGTATATCAAGCAGCAATCTCGCACTGAAATTCTAATACCTTGGACGGATAATTATTTCAGGTGGCGACCAAGCCAATTATTATATATCCAAACAGTGGTGAAACCTATGATCCCATTGTAAAGAATTGGGTGGTGAGTTTTCTCCTCTTCGACTTTTTAACCaaatgttattgttattgtttttGCTATACGGTTTTTATTTATGGGAATTTACCATTGGATACATTTTCATACTAGATGGAAAATTTTGCAGCAAGTGTTGCCCTTACCAAAAAGTATACATATAAAGtaggaagaagagaaagaaaagtAACAGGAGTTATTTCCTCGTATCGTATTAGTTAATGATTCCTTTTGTTGCCAACTTGCCATactatatcttttgatgaacatcTCTTGGTGATTGGACCATGATTtagtatatattttatgcatatGTTGTTTGATAGCATACCATGATGGCACCATGTTAGAAAGCAGAGGATATTCTTTCGGGATTCTAAGCAGCTTCCCGTATTAGGCCAATTCCTGTTTTCTTCATGTATGAGATAGCTTACACCACAACCAGAGAACTTATTTTGCCACGTGTTGTCCCTATGGGGCACTATGACACTATCAGTTGGAATTAGAGGGAATTCTAACAAACCTTAATTTGAATGTTCAATATTTTCTCTTTACATAACCCATTGGTCATGCGGTTCATGCCAATCCATTGCTAACATCACTAGTAAAACTTGTTGCCTGTTTAGACAGTGGATGATACTCGGGACCCTGAATTACTTCACTAATACTCCATTTCCAAGGCTATTATTCATTTCTGTTAGACCTAGATCCTAGCCAGAAATGGTGCACAAACTGATGGAACCCCATCAAGTTGTCCAATAGTTGATGGAACCTACGACTTTTTTTCCGGAGGCAGGCCTAAAACATTTTTACCAATGGTTTTCAAGTCATGTCCAAGT contains:
- the LOC110783299 gene encoding uncharacterized protein — translated: MDSKGKEMDLKSNAGNVSVAAVVENSSDKPAEESSGTQKDSPSNVTDLGSGSGSGSKSNEGGDVSGVTVVENSSDKPAEESDGTQKGSPLNVMGSGLDSGSGSKSNEGGGVSGVTVTENSSGKPAEESNGTQKSSPSNVTGSGLGLGLGSKSNEGGGVTMTENSSGKPAEETSGTQKGSPSNVTGSGSGLGLGLGSKSNEGGGVTVTENSSGKPAEETSGIQKGSPSNVTGTGSGSGLGSKSNEGGGVTFVENSSGKPAEESNGNNQKRSLSSANNLGNSSAKNLGNSSAKNMGNLSAKNLGNMSAKNMMFRADMIDFKNLDIQLDKSMSKTMARERNANANANANANANAKANANANANANANGNGNGNGNGNGNANSIANANAFEEWEIDLEKLDLKSTIDRGAFGTVYKGVYDGKEVAVKVLNWEGMAPSEAYAVRDSFEKEVAVWHKLDHPNITQFIGASMGASNLTFPTHSTSGELYKSLSSRTCCVVLEYLPGGHLKNYLVKNYRKKLGIKVVMQLVLDLARGLSYLHSKKIVHRDVKTENVLLDSHSRLKIADFGVARVEAQNPSDMTGETGTISYMAPEVIQNKPYTKKCDVYSFAICLWETYCCDMPYPNMSFVEISYGVVHLGLRPEMPRCCPPALASIMRKCWDGNPKKRPEMEEVVRLLEAIDTSKGGGMVRMFDDHASQSCFCFGRGS
- the LOC110783290 gene encoding homocysteine S-methyltransferase 2, encoding MSPSLLLSQYLENSGGIAIVDGGLATELERHGADLNDPLWSAKCLLTSPHLVRQVHLDYLEAGADIIISASYQATIQGFRAKGLSQEESEALLRKSVDIACEARDLYYKNCGKASAEGLEARHDSKILKSRPILVAASVGSYGAYLADGSEYSGNYGDTVTLDYLKDFHRRRVQVLAESGADLIAFETIPNKVEAQAYAELLNEENIKIPAWFTFSSKDGENVVSGDSLLECASIAEASKKVVAVGINCTPPRFIEGLILLIKKVATKPIIIYPNSGETYDPIVKNWVQNTGVQDEDFVSYVKNWQKAGASLFGGCCRTTPKTINGIYRTLSEHSVSLR